The Acidobacteriota bacterium genome includes a window with the following:
- a CDS encoding site-2 protease family protein: MDIVSIVISLFVLLFAITIHEAAHAWSAHKLGDPTAWSLGRASLNPVVHIDPFGTVLFPIILAVIGAPVFGWAKPVPVNPYNLRNPRRDNLWISFSGPAANLTAAAAGLILILLLKALNPGLTEFLRDFLFFRQGFPRGIFPLHGVMLILFYGVLINTYLAIFNLIPVPPLDGSGILSGLLSDKAAETYDRIRPYGFFIVLALVYLGVLGFIVRPIQIVIFTLIFS; this comes from the coding sequence ATGGATATCGTATCGATCGTCATCAGCTTGTTTGTGCTGCTCTTCGCCATCACCATCCACGAAGCGGCGCACGCCTGGTCGGCCCACAAGCTCGGAGACCCGACGGCCTGGAGCCTTGGGCGGGCTTCGTTGAATCCCGTCGTCCACATCGACCCCTTCGGCACGGTTCTCTTTCCCATCATTCTCGCGGTCATCGGGGCGCCCGTCTTCGGCTGGGCCAAACCCGTTCCCGTCAACCCTTACAACCTGCGGAACCCGCGCCGTGACAACCTGTGGATTTCCTTTTCGGGTCCGGCCGCCAACCTGACGGCCGCAGCGGCGGGACTGATTCTGATCCTCCTTCTCAAGGCCTTGAACCCGGGCCTGACGGAATTTCTGCGCGACTTTCTCTTTTTCCGCCAGGGTTTTCCCCGCGGCATCTTTCCCCTCCATGGAGTCATGCTGATCCTCTTTTACGGAGTTTTGATCAACACCTACCTGGCCATCTTCAACCTCATCCCCGTCCCGCCCCTGGACGGCAGCGGCATTCTTTCCGGTCTTCTTTCAGACAAAGCGGCTGAAACCTACGATCGCATCCGCCCCTATGGATTTTTTATCGTCCTGGCTCTCGTTTACCTGGGTGTTCTGGGTTTCATCGTCCGCCCGATCCAGATTGTCATTTTCACCTTGATTTTTTCCTGA
- the scpB gene encoding SMC-Scp complex subunit ScpB: MSDQLKPIIEALVFLSQDPLTLDKIQSILEGTPPEEIQAALNALTADYASPERGISLRLAGGGYVFSTKPEHDGWIRRLLMIERKSKLSAAGLETLSAIAYHQPVTQAEISAIRGVDSSGALRTLLDKKLIKIVGRKKAPGNPLVYRTSERFLQYFGLNSLDELPSTEEIARILQEDAEPET, encoded by the coding sequence ATGAGTGATCAACTGAAACCCATCATCGAAGCCCTGGTTTTCCTTTCTCAGGATCCCCTGACTTTGGATAAAATCCAATCCATTCTGGAGGGCACCCCCCCCGAAGAGATCCAGGCCGCTCTGAATGCCCTTACGGCGGATTATGCCTCTCCTGAACGCGGCATTTCCCTCCGGCTGGCAGGAGGAGGTTATGTTTTTTCAACCAAGCCCGAGCATGACGGCTGGATCCGCCGCCTGCTGATGATCGAGCGGAAATCCAAGCTTTCGGCGGCGGGTCTCGAAACTCTGTCGGCCATCGCTTATCACCAGCCCGTGACCCAGGCGGAAATTTCCGCTATCCGGGGAGTGGATTCCTCGGGAGCGCTTCGGACGCTTCTCGATAAAAAACTCATCAAAATCGTCGGAAGGAAAAAAGCGCCGGGCAATCCGCTTGTTTACAGAACATCGGAGCGATTTCTGCAGTATTTCGGGCTCAACAGCCTCGATGAGCTGCCCTCGACCGAGGAAATCGCCCGGATTCTCCAGGAGGACGCCGAACCCGAGACATGA
- a CDS encoding 30S ribosomal protein S1 encodes MTDLTKHPNKDDKISSEDYADLLDKYQFQSGDITQGSIVSGRVIKSTPTHILVDIGFKTEGAIPIEEFRDPREAAALKPGDAVEAMLERTDPKDGTVILSKRRADSIKAVEALEKAFAHNSTISGSIKERNRSGYIVDVGIDAFLPESHADIRPVRDPASLVGQTFKFRIMKFDRKSENAVLSRKLLLQDEREKRKRAVFGTLAKGQKVKGKVRSLTSFGAFVDIGGIEGLLHVSDLSWGKTGHPSEKISVGTELEVLVLDFSEKTEKISLGLKQMTPDPWSNILDKYQGGQRLNGKVVSLTDFGAFVELEPGVEGLVHISDLTWSRKLVHPKKILQVGQEVEVSILDVNAQSKRISLGLKQTTPHPLDVFRQKCAPGSRIKGKVTSLTDFGAFVEVDQGVEGLVHVSDLSWEKVKHPSDKLKVGDEVEVVVLNIDSDKQKVSLGIKQLEGDIWEDFGARHKAGDIVKVKIVRLADFGVFVEIIPGIEGVVFLSELDDKRIEKPSDAFAVGDEKNAKILKMNPRARKISLSFRQAQFDLQRMEFQKYMDTQDDKMTLGDIMRDQLMNFRRPAKKSRKED; translated from the coding sequence ATGACAGATTTAACCAAGCATCCGAACAAGGACGACAAGATTTCCTCGGAAGATTACGCCGACCTTCTGGACAAGTACCAGTTCCAATCCGGGGACATCACCCAGGGCAGTATTGTCAGCGGCCGGGTCATCAAGTCGACGCCGACCCACATCCTCGTGGATATCGGGTTTAAAACCGAAGGCGCCATTCCCATCGAGGAATTCCGCGACCCCCGGGAAGCCGCGGCACTCAAGCCGGGCGATGCCGTCGAGGCCATGCTCGAAAGAACGGACCCCAAAGACGGCACCGTGATCCTTTCCAAGAGGCGGGCGGACAGCATCAAGGCCGTGGAAGCTCTGGAGAAAGCTTTCGCGCACAACAGCACGATCAGCGGATCCATCAAGGAACGGAACCGAAGCGGATATATCGTCGATGTGGGCATCGACGCATTTCTTCCGGAATCCCACGCCGACATCCGGCCGGTCAGGGACCCCGCCTCTCTTGTCGGTCAAACCTTCAAATTCCGGATCATGAAATTCGATCGGAAAAGCGAAAACGCCGTCCTGTCCCGCAAGCTTCTTCTTCAGGACGAACGGGAAAAAAGGAAACGGGCCGTGTTCGGGACCCTGGCCAAAGGACAGAAAGTCAAAGGAAAGGTCCGTTCCCTGACAAGCTTCGGCGCCTTCGTCGATATCGGGGGGATTGAAGGACTGCTTCATGTCTCGGATCTGTCCTGGGGCAAAACCGGACACCCCTCGGAGAAGATCTCCGTAGGCACGGAGCTCGAAGTCCTGGTCCTCGACTTCAGCGAAAAAACAGAGAAGATCTCCCTGGGTCTCAAGCAGATGACGCCCGATCCCTGGTCGAATATCCTGGACAAGTATCAGGGGGGGCAGCGGCTGAACGGCAAGGTCGTCAGCCTCACGGATTTCGGCGCCTTCGTCGAACTCGAACCCGGCGTGGAAGGTCTCGTGCATATTTCCGACCTCACCTGGTCCCGCAAGCTCGTTCATCCCAAAAAGATTCTTCAAGTCGGCCAGGAGGTCGAGGTCAGCATTCTCGACGTCAACGCCCAAAGCAAGAGGATCTCTCTCGGTCTCAAACAGACGACGCCGCATCCTCTGGACGTCTTCCGGCAGAAATGCGCCCCCGGCTCCCGGATCAAGGGCAAGGTCACCAGCTTGACGGACTTCGGCGCCTTCGTCGAAGTCGATCAGGGTGTGGAAGGCCTGGTCCACGTCTCCGACCTCAGCTGGGAGAAAGTCAAGCATCCGTCGGACAAACTCAAGGTCGGCGACGAGGTCGAGGTCGTCGTCCTCAACATCGATTCCGACAAGCAGAAGGTCTCCCTGGGCATCAAACAGCTTGAAGGCGACATCTGGGAGGATTTCGGCGCCCGCCATAAAGCCGGTGACATCGTCAAGGTCAAGATCGTCCGGCTCGCGGATTTCGGCGTCTTCGTCGAAATCATCCCGGGCATCGAAGGCGTCGTCTTTCTCTCGGAGCTCGATGACAAGAGGATCGAAAAGCCCTCCGATGCCTTCGCGGTCGGGGATGAAAAAAACGCCAAGATCCTCAAGATGAACCCCCGGGCCCGGAAAATCTCCCTCAGCTTCCGGCAGGCCCAGTTCGATCTTCAGAGGATGGAGTTCCAGAAATATATGGATACCCAGGACGATAAAATGACGCTGGGGGACATCATGAGAGACCAGCTCATGAACTTCCGAAGACCCGCCAAAAAGAGCCGGAAGGAGGACTGA
- a CDS encoding segregation/condensation protein A, whose translation MALEPSTEGYQVKLEIFEGPLDLLLFLIRKKKIDIHDIPIAQITRDYLEYLERKDRINLDREAEFLFIASLLIYIKSQLLLPRETETAEGEDPRRILVDRLVEYQKIKAVSSVLRDREEEQLLHWRRTFLPPLPEEDPLEGMDVSLFNLAEAFFLIMKRKSAGDFRVIKGREVTIGEKMTELLGLLERESVIDYKDYFETQESLEEALISFFCLLELIKSFRVIAVQEELFQTIKVWLRKDFPRNPDHE comes from the coding sequence ATGGCTCTTGAACCCTCCACGGAAGGCTACCAGGTCAAACTCGAGATTTTTGAAGGTCCGCTCGACCTCCTGCTGTTTCTCATCCGGAAAAAAAAGATCGATATTCACGACATTCCGATCGCCCAGATCACGCGGGACTATCTTGAATACCTGGAGCGCAAGGACCGCATCAATCTGGACCGGGAAGCCGAATTTCTTTTTATCGCCTCTCTCCTGATCTACATCAAGTCCCAGCTTCTTCTGCCTCGGGAAACCGAGACGGCCGAAGGCGAGGATCCGCGCCGGATCCTGGTCGACCGTCTCGTGGAATACCAGAAAATCAAGGCCGTGTCCTCCGTCTTGCGCGATCGCGAGGAGGAACAACTTCTGCACTGGCGCAGGACGTTTTTGCCGCCGCTGCCCGAGGAAGACCCGCTGGAGGGAATGGACGTCTCCCTTTTCAACCTGGCCGAAGCTTTCTTCCTGATCATGAAACGCAAGTCCGCCGGCGATTTCCGCGTGATCAAGGGCCGGGAGGTCACCATCGGCGAAAAGATGACCGAACTCCTCGGCCTTCTGGAACGCGAATCCGTCATCGATTATAAGGACTATTTCGAAACCCAGGAGTCGCTCGAGGAAGCCCTGATTTCCTTCTTTTGCCTTCTCGAACTCATCAAGTCCTTCCGTGTCATCGCCGTTCAGGAAGAACTTTTCCAGACCATCAAGGTCTGGCTGCGCAAAGATTTTCCGAGGAATCCCGATCATGAGTGA
- the trpS gene encoding tryptophan--tRNA ligase — protein sequence MSTSEKKTVLSGMRPTGPLHLGNYVGALRNWIRLQDTHRCFYSIVTWHALSSEYTNTKSLRNYTFEVAVDWIAAGLDPEKSVLFIQSEVKEHAELHLLLSMIVPLPWLERVPTFKEQQEQLRDRDLNTYGFLGYPLLQTADILVYKAQVVPVGEDQAFHLELAREITRRFNRFYGEVFPEPQMLLTEVPKLSGTDGRKMSKSYDNAIYMKDTPDIIRKKIAVMVTDTRRKRRSDPGVPEDCPVFTLHKAFVRPEKREELARGCRTAEIGCLECKTAVIDALTELFAAYRDKRRDLEAHPQTVWDILEEGNSRARDVARRTMEDARSAMGL from the coding sequence ATGAGCACTTCCGAAAAAAAGACGGTTTTAAGCGGCATGAGGCCGACCGGCCCTCTCCATCTCGGCAATTACGTGGGCGCTCTCCGCAACTGGATCCGCCTTCAGGACACCCACCGGTGTTTCTATTCGATCGTCACCTGGCATGCCCTGAGCTCGGAATACACAAACACCAAATCGCTCCGAAACTATACTTTTGAAGTCGCCGTCGACTGGATCGCCGCCGGGCTGGATCCGGAAAAATCCGTTCTCTTTATCCAGTCCGAAGTCAAGGAACACGCCGAACTCCACCTTCTTCTCTCCATGATCGTCCCTCTGCCCTGGCTTGAGCGCGTGCCGACCTTCAAAGAGCAGCAGGAACAGCTTCGGGACCGGGATTTGAATACTTACGGTTTTCTCGGTTATCCCCTGTTGCAGACCGCCGACATTCTGGTCTACAAGGCCCAGGTCGTCCCCGTCGGCGAAGATCAGGCCTTTCACCTGGAGCTGGCCCGGGAGATCACCCGCAGGTTCAATCGGTTTTACGGCGAGGTTTTCCCCGAACCCCAGATGCTCCTGACCGAGGTTCCCAAGCTGTCCGGCACGGACGGCCGGAAAATGAGCAAATCCTACGACAACGCGATCTACATGAAGGATACTCCGGATATCATCCGCAAAAAAATCGCCGTCATGGTGACCGACACCCGAAGAAAACGCCGTTCCGATCCCGGTGTCCCTGAGGACTGTCCGGTTTTCACCCTCCACAAGGCTTTTGTCCGTCCTGAAAAACGCGAGGAACTGGCCCGGGGCTGCCGCACGGCGGAAATCGGCTGCCTGGAGTGCAAAACGGCTGTCATCGACGCCTTGACCGAGCTGTTCGCCGCCTACAGGGACAAACGCAGGGACTTGGAAGCCCACCCCCAAACCGTATGGGATATTCTCGAAGAAGGAAACTCCCGGGCCCGGGACGTCGCCCGGAGGACCATGGAGGACGCCCGGTCCGCCATGGGGCTCTGA